The uncultured Roseibium sp. genome contains a region encoding:
- a CDS encoding feruloyl-CoA synthase, translating to MSTWSGRRGEPLFAPPSVVKSVQTSGAILLESSIALPAYERCVGEWLVRWAEERPDTTFLAERDENGDWRKVSYSQALTRVLGLAGWLLSTSASPEHPVLVLSENTVDHALLALSAMHVGVPVATVSTAYSLLSQDHAKLKTMVELVDPSVIHVSDPDVYAAALDAIDDLHDAVILVGKAPEKTSRKAQLLEEADLPEASSAVSSAFHAIGPDTVARLLFTSGSTGTPKAVINTQQMLTSNQAANAAVWTFLEKSPPVVVDWLPWSHTFGANFTSNTVLRNGGSLYIDTGKAAPGLIERTIANFKDVKPTLSFNVPRGYDLLAQALETDAELREVFFNMDLVMNAAAALPTTVWENLKRLSRETIGREIPIVGSWGSTETAPLATHCHFQVENIANIGLSVPGVTLKLVPNGDKLEVRVKGPGVTPGYYRHPELTASAFDEEGFYIIGDAVRFADPEDPSKGLFFDGRVSEDFKLASGTWVSVGELRVAGIDALAPLVQDVVVSGHGRDEIGFLLIANEAACRACAGLSADAALADVLASDAVRDKIAAGLRGLKAQGGGSSRYATRARFLLTPPNPDAGEITDKAYLNQRQMIANRAGDVEALFGNRREEYIDLRQAEVPA from the coding sequence ATGAGCACCTGGTCCGGAAGGCGGGGCGAACCCTTGTTCGCGCCGCCAAGTGTTGTGAAATCCGTGCAAACCTCGGGCGCGATCCTGCTGGAAAGCAGCATCGCCCTGCCGGCCTACGAACGCTGCGTCGGAGAATGGCTGGTGCGCTGGGCGGAGGAGCGCCCCGACACCACCTTTCTGGCCGAACGGGATGAGAACGGAGATTGGCGCAAGGTCAGCTATTCGCAGGCGCTGACCCGCGTTCTCGGGCTTGCCGGCTGGCTTCTGTCCACCAGCGCCTCGCCGGAGCATCCGGTTCTGGTCCTGTCGGAAAATACCGTCGACCATGCGCTGCTGGCATTGTCCGCCATGCATGTCGGCGTGCCGGTCGCTACCGTCTCGACCGCATATTCTCTGCTGTCGCAGGACCATGCAAAGCTGAAAACCATGGTCGAGCTGGTCGACCCGTCGGTGATCCACGTGTCCGATCCGGATGTCTATGCAGCTGCTCTTGATGCGATCGACGATCTGCACGACGCGGTCATCCTTGTTGGTAAGGCGCCGGAAAAGACAAGCCGCAAGGCCCAGCTTCTGGAAGAGGCCGATCTGCCGGAAGCCTCTTCTGCCGTCTCCTCCGCCTTTCATGCCATCGGTCCGGACACGGTCGCCCGGCTGCTGTTCACGTCCGGTTCGACGGGTACGCCGAAGGCGGTGATCAACACCCAACAGATGCTGACATCGAACCAGGCGGCAAACGCGGCCGTCTGGACTTTCCTGGAAAAGAGTCCGCCTGTGGTGGTGGACTGGCTGCCGTGGTCGCACACCTTCGGCGCCAATTTCACCTCCAACACGGTGCTGCGCAACGGCGGCTCGCTCTACATTGATACGGGCAAGGCGGCGCCGGGCCTGATCGAGCGGACCATCGCCAACTTCAAGGACGTGAAGCCGACGCTCAGCTTCAACGTTCCGCGCGGCTACGATCTTCTGGCCCAGGCGTTGGAAACCGATGCGGAGCTGCGCGAGGTCTTCTTCAACATGGACCTCGTCATGAACGCGGCCGCTGCCCTGCCGACCACGGTCTGGGAAAATCTCAAGAGGCTCAGCCGCGAGACGATCGGGCGCGAAATTCCGATTGTCGGCTCCTGGGGCTCGACCGAGACCGCACCGCTCGCCACCCACTGCCATTTCCAGGTGGAGAACATCGCCAATATCGGTCTGTCGGTCCCGGGCGTGACGCTGAAGCTGGTGCCGAACGGCGACAAGCTGGAAGTCCGCGTCAAGGGGCCGGGCGTGACGCCGGGCTACTACCGCCATCCCGAACTCACCGCGTCGGCCTTCGACGAGGAGGGCTTCTATATCATCGGCGATGCGGTGCGCTTTGCCGATCCGGAAGACCCGTCGAAGGGGCTCTTCTTCGACGGCCGGGTGAGCGAGGATTTCAAGCTGGCGTCCGGAACCTGGGTGAGCGTCGGCGAACTGCGCGTCGCCGGCATCGATGCCCTCGCGCCCCTGGTGCAGGACGTTGTCGTCTCCGGTCATGGCCGGGACGAAATCGGCTTCCTGCTGATTGCGAACGAAGCGGCCTGCCGCGCCTGTGCGGGCCTGTCCGCCGATGCGGCTCTGGCCGATGTCCTGGCATCCGATGCGGTCCGGGACAAGATCGCCGCAGGCCTGCGCGGTCTCAAGGCGCAGGGCGGTGGCTCGTCCCGCTATGCCACGCGGGCAAGGTTCCTGCTGACCCCGCCGAACCCGGATGCGGGCGAGATCACCGATAAGGCCTATCTGAACCAGCGCCAAATGATCGCCAACCGCGCCGGTGACGTGGAGGCGTTGTTCGGCAACCGGCGAGAGGAGTACATCGATCTCAGGCAGGCGGAGGTGCCGGCCTGA
- the gcvPB gene encoding aminomethyl-transferring glycine dehydrogenase subunit GcvPB translates to MSMNTQGRPTAVGEAESGYRPKTFTGNRGLDMEEPLIFEFGHFETMGVDLDEPEDFAPELGGHARAAELDLPGLAEPEAMRHYVRLSRNNYAIDSGLYPLGSCTMKHNPRLNEKMARLPGFGDIHPLQPLSTVTGAVELIDELARWLMVSTGTSAVAMSPKAGAHGELCGMMAIKAAHKAAGRDPKMVLVPESAHGTNPATAALLGYKVASIAAKDDGTVDLASVKSTIAEHAGNVAAIMLTNPNTCGLFEREIIEIAEEIHKSDAFFYCDGANFNAIVGKARPGDLGVDAMHINLHKTFSTPHGGGGPGSGPVVLSERLAPFAPLPFIRKTDDGLVLVETEADTLEGEQPFGRMTAFHGQMGMFVRALAYMMSHGSDGLKQASEDAVLNANYVRVGLQDLMSLPFGERPCMHEVLFDDSFLKDTGVTTLDFAKAMIDEGYHPMTMYFPLVVHGAMLIEPTESESRAALDLFIATMRDLVMSAQRKETDRFSGAPYLAPRRRLDETTAARKPVLKWTPPAPAEVTPAAAE, encoded by the coding sequence ATGAGCATGAACACGCAGGGACGTCCCACCGCAGTGGGCGAAGCGGAAAGCGGCTACCGCCCGAAGACCTTCACCGGCAACCGCGGCCTCGACATGGAAGAGCCGCTGATCTTCGAATTCGGCCATTTCGAAACCATGGGCGTCGATCTGGACGAACCGGAAGACTTCGCCCCCGAGCTTGGTGGCCATGCCCGCGCGGCGGAGCTGGATTTGCCCGGTCTCGCCGAGCCGGAAGCCATGCGCCATTACGTGCGCCTGTCGCGCAACAACTACGCGATCGACAGCGGGCTTTATCCGCTCGGCTCCTGCACCATGAAGCACAACCCGCGCCTCAACGAGAAGATGGCGCGGCTGCCTGGCTTCGGCGATATCCATCCGCTGCAGCCGCTGTCCACGGTCACCGGCGCGGTCGAACTGATCGACGAACTGGCCCGCTGGCTGATGGTCTCCACCGGCACCTCCGCCGTCGCCATGAGCCCCAAGGCCGGCGCCCACGGCGAACTGTGCGGCATGATGGCGATCAAGGCGGCGCACAAGGCGGCCGGTCGTGATCCGAAGATGGTGCTGGTGCCTGAAAGCGCCCACGGCACCAATCCGGCAACGGCGGCACTTCTGGGCTACAAGGTCGCGTCCATTGCCGCCAAGGACGACGGCACAGTCGATCTGGCCTCGGTCAAGTCGACCATCGCCGAGCATGCCGGCAACGTGGCTGCGATCATGCTGACCAACCCGAATACATGCGGGCTGTTCGAACGCGAGATCATCGAGATCGCGGAAGAAATCCACAAGTCGGACGCCTTCTTCTACTGCGACGGCGCGAACTTCAACGCCATTGTCGGCAAGGCGCGGCCCGGCGATCTCGGCGTCGACGCCATGCACATCAACCTGCACAAGACCTTTTCCACGCCCCACGGCGGCGGCGGTCCGGGCTCCGGGCCGGTGGTCCTGTCGGAGCGTCTCGCGCCCTTCGCGCCGCTGCCCTTCATCCGCAAGACGGACGATGGGCTGGTGCTGGTCGAAACCGAAGCGGACACGCTCGAAGGCGAACAGCCCTTCGGCCGCATGACCGCCTTCCACGGCCAGATGGGCATGTTCGTGCGCGCGCTCGCCTACATGATGAGCCACGGCTCCGACGGGTTGAAACAGGCCTCCGAGGATGCGGTGCTCAACGCCAACTACGTCCGTGTCGGCCTGCAGGACCTGATGAGCCTGCCCTTCGGCGAACGTCCCTGCATGCACGAGGTCCTGTTCGACGACAGCTTCCTCAAGGACACCGGCGTCACCACCCTCGACTTCGCCAAGGCGATGATCGACGAGGGCTATCACCCGATGACCATGTATTTCCCGCTGGTCGTGCATGGCGCCATGCTGATCGAGCCGACGGAATCGGAAAGCCGGGCCGCCCTCGACCTCTTCATCGCCACCATGCGCGATCTGGTCATGAGCGCGCAGCGCAAGGAAACCGACCGCTTCTCCGGCGCCCCCTACCTTGCCCCCCGCCGCCGTCTCGACGAAACGACGGCAGCCCGCAAGCCGGTCCTCAAGTGGACCCCGCCGGCTCCGGCGGAGGTGACCCCGGCTGCCGCGGAGTAG
- the gcvPA gene encoding aminomethyl-transferring glycine dehydrogenase subunit GcvPA, whose protein sequence is MRYLPLSDADRGDMLARIGVDTIDDLFADVPKKARLNDLLDLPRRAGELQVERQLSALAAKNVAAGSVPFFVGAGAYKHHVPATVDHLIQRSEFLTSYTPYQPEITQGTLQYLFEFQTQVARLTGMDVANASMYDGSTGTGEAVLMAHRVTRRNKGVLSGGLHPQYRDVVEDVSGMAEDKVVSLPADPTGTEDILAQIDDETSCVVVQSPSFYGQLIDLKPIAEKAHAHGALLIAVFTEVVSLGLIEPPGAQGADIVVGEGQSIGNGLNFGGPYVGLFATNQKFIRQMPGRLCGETVDAEGRRGFVLTLSTREQHIRREKATSNICTNSGLCSLAFTIHMSLLGGAGLKKLARINHANAVKLKKDLSAVPGVEVLNEAYFNEFTVKLPKPAHGVVEALAEKGILGGVPVSRLEPGKPELENLLVVASTEVNTDEDRAAFAGALREVLA, encoded by the coding sequence ATGCGCTATCTGCCCCTGAGCGATGCGGACCGCGGCGACATGCTGGCACGCATCGGCGTCGACACGATCGACGACCTGTTCGCCGATGTCCCTAAAAAGGCCCGCCTGAACGACCTTCTCGACCTGCCGCGCCGCGCCGGCGAGCTTCAGGTCGAACGACAACTGTCGGCCCTGGCGGCGAAAAACGTCGCGGCCGGATCGGTGCCCTTCTTCGTCGGTGCCGGTGCCTACAAGCACCATGTGCCGGCAACTGTCGATCACCTGATCCAGCGGTCCGAGTTCCTGACCTCCTATACGCCGTATCAGCCGGAAATCACGCAAGGCACGCTTCAGTATCTGTTCGAGTTCCAGACGCAGGTCGCGCGGCTCACGGGCATGGATGTGGCCAATGCTTCCATGTACGACGGCTCGACCGGAACCGGCGAGGCCGTGCTCATGGCGCACCGGGTGACACGTCGCAACAAGGGGGTGCTGTCCGGCGGACTGCATCCGCAATACCGCGACGTGGTCGAGGATGTTTCCGGCATGGCCGAAGACAAAGTGGTCTCGCTGCCTGCGGATCCGACGGGCACGGAGGATATTCTCGCCCAAATCGACGACGAAACCTCCTGCGTCGTCGTCCAGTCGCCCTCCTTCTACGGCCAGCTGATCGACCTGAAGCCGATAGCCGAAAAGGCTCACGCCCATGGGGCCCTGCTGATCGCCGTCTTCACCGAGGTCGTGTCCCTCGGGCTGATCGAGCCGCCGGGCGCGCAAGGCGCGGATATCGTCGTCGGCGAAGGCCAGTCCATCGGCAATGGTCTCAATTTCGGCGGACCTTATGTCGGTCTCTTCGCCACCAACCAGAAATTCATCCGCCAGATGCCCGGACGCCTGTGCGGCGAGACTGTCGACGCGGAAGGCCGGCGCGGGTTCGTGCTGACCCTGTCGACCCGCGAGCAGCATATTCGCCGGGAAAAGGCGACGTCGAACATCTGCACCAACTCGGGCCTCTGTTCGCTCGCCTTCACCATCCACATGTCGCTGCTGGGTGGCGCGGGGCTGAAGAAGCTGGCGCGGATCAACCACGCCAATGCGGTGAAGCTGAAGAAGGACCTGTCGGCGGTGCCGGGCGTGGAGGTTCTGAACGAGGCCTATTTCAACGAGTTCACCGTCAAGCTGCCCAAACCCGCCCATGGCGTGGTCGAGGCGCTGGCCGAAAAGGGCATCCTCGGCGGCGTGCCGGTGTCGCGGCTCGAGCCCGGCAAGCCGGAGCTTGAAAACCTGCTGGTGGTCGCCTCCACGGAAGTGAACACCGACGAGGACCGCGCGGCCTTCGCAGGCGCGCTGAGGGAGGTGCTGGCATGA
- a CDS encoding OsmC family protein yields the protein MAGQLYTAEVVWHCEGNFAKGQYSRGHLWRFDGGVEVPASASTSVVPLPYSTEAAVDPEEAFVAALSSCHMMTFIDLARHAKYVIDSYTDKAEGVMTRIGRGQMAITKVTLRPQVTLRADKMPDPTWFEDLHEKAHEICFIANSVKTEIEIAPEPLRLVSP from the coding sequence ATGGCCGGGCAACTCTATACCGCCGAAGTCGTCTGGCACTGCGAGGGAAATTTCGCCAAGGGACAATATTCCCGCGGCCACCTGTGGCGCTTCGACGGCGGCGTGGAGGTGCCTGCGTCGGCGTCTACCTCCGTGGTCCCGCTGCCCTATTCGACCGAAGCGGCCGTGGATCCGGAAGAGGCCTTCGTGGCCGCGCTTTCGTCCTGTCACATGATGACCTTCATCGACCTGGCTCGCCACGCCAAATACGTCATCGACAGCTACACGGACAAGGCGGAAGGGGTCATGACCCGGATCGGCCGCGGCCAGATGGCGATCACAAAGGTGACCCTCCGGCCTCAGGTCACGCTTCGGGCCGATAAAATGCCCGACCCGACCTGGTTCGAAGACCTTCACGAGAAGGCGCATGAAATCTGTTTCATCGCCAATTCCGTCAAGACGGAGATCGAAATCGCGCCCGAACCGCTGCGTCTCGTTTCTCCCTAA
- the gcvH gene encoding glycine cleavage system protein GcvH — MTTYYSKDHEWISVDGDTATIGITGYAQEQLGDVVYVELPEVGKSLSKGDEAAVVESVKAASEVYAAVGGEVVEANDALVDAPAKVNEDPEGAAWFIKVKLADAGELEGLMDSAAYKAYVDTL, encoded by the coding sequence ATGACCACCTATTACTCCAAAGACCACGAATGGATCTCCGTCGACGGCGACACCGCCACCATCGGCATCACCGGTTACGCCCAGGAACAGCTCGGCGATGTCGTGTACGTGGAATTGCCCGAAGTGGGAAAATCCCTGTCGAAGGGCGACGAAGCCGCCGTCGTGGAATCGGTCAAGGCAGCCAGTGAAGTCTATGCTGCGGTGGGCGGCGAGGTCGTCGAGGCGAATGACGCCCTGGTCGACGCGCCGGCCAAGGTGAACGAGGACCCGGAAGGGGCCGCCTGGTTCATCAAGGTCAAGCTGGCCGATGCCGGCGAACTTGAGGGTCTCATGGATTCTGCGGCTTACAAAGCCTACGTGGACACGCTCTGA
- the gcvT gene encoding glycine cleavage system aminomethyltransferase GcvT, which yields MAEPDVPGDLKKTPLYDLHIELGARMVPFAGYEMPVQYPSGIMNEHLHTRAEAGLFDVSHMGQAMLHGPDHETTARALEALVPSNMLELGCGRQRYTVLLNGEGGIVDDLMVTRPLSEERDGQLLLVVNASRKDVDYPLLEAGLPENVRLEILEDRALIAVQGPSAVEVVAAHAPAAADLAFMSGDFMEFDGIACHIARAGYTGEDGVEMSVPAGAAEPIARALLADERVKPIGLGARDSLRLEAGLCLYGHDLDETTSPVEGAITFAMQKRRREDGGFPGAERIQAELRDGPGRLRVGLKLEGRAPAREGAEIHLPDGPVVGTVTSGGFAPSLGAPIAMGYVAAEHAAVGTKLNLVVRGRNLPAEVADMPFVPHRYYRKSKTS from the coding sequence ATGGCTGAACCGGACGTCCCAGGCGACTTGAAGAAGACGCCCCTTTACGATCTTCACATCGAACTCGGTGCGCGCATGGTGCCTTTCGCCGGCTATGAAATGCCGGTGCAGTACCCGAGCGGCATCATGAACGAGCATCTGCACACCCGTGCGGAGGCCGGCCTGTTCGATGTCTCCCACATGGGCCAGGCGATGCTGCATGGTCCGGATCACGAGACCACGGCCCGTGCGCTGGAAGCGTTGGTGCCTTCAAACATGCTGGAACTCGGCTGCGGCAGGCAACGCTATACGGTTCTGCTCAACGGCGAAGGCGGCATCGTCGACGATCTGATGGTCACGCGGCCCCTCAGCGAGGAGCGCGACGGTCAGTTGCTGCTCGTGGTCAACGCCTCCCGCAAGGACGTCGATTATCCGCTGCTTGAGGCCGGGTTGCCTGAGAACGTCCGACTGGAAATCCTGGAGGACAGGGCCCTGATCGCCGTGCAGGGGCCTTCGGCCGTGGAGGTCGTTGCGGCCCACGCGCCGGCGGCTGCGGATCTCGCCTTCATGTCCGGTGACTTTATGGAATTCGACGGCATTGCCTGCCACATCGCCCGCGCCGGCTACACCGGCGAGGACGGGGTGGAAATGTCGGTGCCGGCCGGTGCGGCCGAACCGATCGCCCGCGCGCTGCTGGCCGACGAGCGGGTGAAGCCGATCGGACTCGGCGCACGTGACAGCCTGCGTCTCGAAGCCGGTCTCTGCCTTTATGGCCACGACCTGGATGAAACCACCTCGCCGGTCGAAGGGGCGATCACTTTCGCCATGCAGAAACGCCGGCGCGAGGACGGCGGCTTTCCGGGTGCCGAGCGCATCCAGGCCGAACTGCGCGACGGACCGGGGCGCCTGCGCGTCGGCCTGAAGCTGGAGGGCCGGGCGCCGGCCCGCGAAGGCGCGGAAATCCACCTGCCGGATGGTCCTGTTGTCGGCACCGTCACCTCCGGCGGTTTTGCCCCGAGCCTCGGCGCGCCGATCGCCATGGGCTATGTCGCCGCCGAACATGCCGCCGTTGGAACGAAGCTCAATCTGGTGGTGCGCGGCCGGAACCTGCCGGCGGAAGTCGCCGACATGCCCTTCGTGCCGCACCGCTATTACCGCAAATCGAAAACCTCATAA
- the ispH gene encoding 4-hydroxy-3-methylbut-2-enyl diphosphate reductase — MSEHKAAKPELTVLLCAPRGFCAGVDRAIQIVELALEKYGGPVYVRHEIVHNKFVVDGLKAKGAVFVEELDEIPANDTDRPVIFSAHGVPKSVPADAGSRNMFYLDATCPLVSKVHKEAEIHFRRDREIVLIGHAGHPEVIGTMGQLPEGTVTLIETEADARAFQPKSDRQLAYITQTTLSLDDTAGIVDILRERFPDIVAPHKEDICYATTNRQEAVKAIAQKVDAMIVVGAPNSSNSQRLREVAERAGCKTSMLIQRATDIDWSRFDRISSLGLTAGASAPETLVEEVIAAFADRFSVSVETVRTAEETVAFNLPRELRDVASAHNSAQDAAAE, encoded by the coding sequence ATGAGCGAACATAAAGCCGCAAAGCCTGAACTGACCGTGCTTCTGTGTGCGCCGCGCGGCTTTTGCGCAGGCGTCGACCGGGCCATCCAGATCGTGGAACTGGCCCTGGAGAAATACGGCGGCCCGGTCTATGTGCGCCACGAGATCGTTCACAACAAGTTCGTCGTCGACGGGCTCAAGGCGAAAGGCGCCGTTTTCGTCGAGGAACTGGACGAGATCCCGGCAAACGACACCGACCGCCCGGTGATCTTCTCCGCGCACGGTGTTCCGAAATCCGTTCCCGCCGACGCCGGCAGCCGGAACATGTTCTATCTCGACGCCACCTGTCCGCTGGTCTCCAAGGTCCACAAGGAAGCCGAGATCCATTTCCGCCGGGACCGCGAGATCGTACTGATCGGCCATGCGGGCCATCCGGAAGTCATCGGCACGATGGGCCAATTGCCGGAAGGAACGGTGACACTGATCGAAACCGAGGCGGATGCCAGAGCGTTCCAGCCCAAGAGCGACCGCCAGCTTGCCTATATCACCCAGACGACCCTGTCGCTCGACGACACGGCCGGTATTGTCGACATCCTGCGCGAGCGTTTTCCGGACATTGTCGCGCCTCACAAGGAAGACATCTGCTACGCCACCACAAACCGCCAGGAAGCGGTCAAGGCGATCGCGCAGAAGGTGGATGCCATGATCGTGGTCGGCGCACCCAATTCTTCCAATTCCCAACGCTTGCGCGAAGTGGCCGAGCGGGCCGGGTGCAAGACCTCCATGCTGATCCAGCGCGCGACCGACATCGACTGGAGCCGGTTTGACCGGATCTCCTCGCTCGGGCTGACCGCCGGCGCGTCCGCGCCCGAAACCCTCGTTGAAGAAGTGATTGCCGCCTTCGCGGACCGGTTTTCCGTTTCCGTCGAGACCGTCCGGACAGCCGAAGAAACCGTTGCGTTCAATCTGCCCCGCGAATTGCGGGATGTGGCGAGCGCTCACAACAGCGCTCAAGACGCGGCAGCAGAGTAG
- the thrB gene encoding homoserine kinase, protein MAVYTEVADEELAAFIDTYNIGKLLSFKGIAEGVENSNFLVHTESGYYILTLYEKRVDPNDLPFFLNLLQHLARKGLSCPTPVQTVDGKLLGTLAGRPAAMVTFLDGMWVRRPKPAHCSALGEGMAQLHLAGADFGMTRKNALSVDGWRPLFLQCGGRADTVVPGLEAEIGRELDFLEANWPSDLPSGIIHADLFPDNVFFLSNKLSGLIDFYFACTDAFAYDVAICLNAWCFEPDLSFNVTKARALLNSYCRVRPLTGQEYDVLPLLARGAALRFLLTRLYDWLSVPEGALVTPKDPREYLKKLRFHQSVDNAGAYGLDI, encoded by the coding sequence ATGGCCGTTTACACAGAAGTCGCGGATGAAGAGCTCGCCGCGTTCATCGACACTTACAACATCGGCAAGCTGCTCTCCTTCAAGGGCATTGCCGAGGGCGTTGAAAACAGCAATTTCCTGGTTCACACCGAAAGCGGCTATTACATCCTGACGCTCTACGAGAAACGCGTGGATCCCAATGATCTGCCGTTTTTCCTGAACCTTCTCCAGCATCTGGCCCGCAAGGGGCTGAGTTGCCCGACGCCGGTCCAGACCGTCGACGGAAAGCTGCTCGGCACGCTCGCGGGCCGGCCTGCGGCGATGGTGACATTCCTGGACGGCATGTGGGTGCGACGGCCGAAACCTGCGCATTGCAGCGCCCTCGGCGAGGGCATGGCCCAGTTACACCTGGCTGGCGCCGACTTCGGCATGACCCGTAAAAACGCCCTGAGCGTCGACGGCTGGCGGCCGCTGTTCCTGCAATGCGGCGGCCGTGCCGATACGGTCGTGCCCGGCCTGGAAGCCGAAATCGGCCGGGAACTCGATTTTCTGGAGGCCAACTGGCCATCCGACCTGCCGTCGGGAATCATTCATGCGGATCTGTTTCCCGACAACGTCTTCTTCCTTTCGAACAAGCTGTCCGGCCTGATCGACTTTTATTTCGCCTGCACCGATGCCTTCGCCTACGATGTGGCGATCTGCCTGAACGCCTGGTGTTTCGAGCCGGATCTCTCCTTCAACGTGACCAAGGCGCGGGCCCTGCTCAACAGCTATTGCCGGGTTCGTCCCCTGACCGGGCAGGAATACGACGTCCTGCCGCTGCTGGCGCGCGGGGCGGCGCTGCGTTTTCTGCTGACACGGCTTTACGACTGGCTCAGCGTTCCAGAAGGCGCCCTCGTCACACCGAAGGATCCGCGTGAGTACCTGAAAAAGCTGCGGTTTCACCAGAGCGTCGACAATGCCGGCGCCTACGGGCTGGATATATGA
- the rnhA gene encoding ribonuclease HI: protein MSAPNRVTIYTDGACSGNPGPGGWGAILRFGEHEKELSGGAAETTNNRMELTAAIEALNALKRPCAVDLYTDSTYVRSGITEWLEGWKRKNWRTAAKKPVKNADLWQALDEARQRHDVSWHWVKGHAGHPENERADELARMGMAPFKPGGNAELAEDLS from the coding sequence ATGAGCGCACCAAACAGAGTGACCATCTACACGGACGGAGCCTGTTCGGGAAACCCGGGCCCGGGCGGCTGGGGCGCGATCCTGCGGTTCGGCGAGCACGAGAAGGAGCTTTCCGGCGGCGCGGCGGAGACGACGAACAACCGCATGGAACTGACCGCCGCGATCGAAGCGCTCAATGCCCTCAAGCGTCCGTGCGCCGTCGACCTTTATACGGATTCGACCTATGTGCGCAGCGGCATCACCGAGTGGCTGGAAGGCTGGAAACGGAAGAACTGGCGCACAGCGGCGAAGAAACCGGTGAAGAACGCGGACCTCTGGCAGGCACTGGACGAAGCGCGCCAGCGCCATGACGTGTCCTGGCACTGGGTCAAGGGGCACGCCGGGCATCCGGAAAACGAGCGGGCCGACGAGCTTGCCAGAATGGGAATGGCGCCGTTCAAACCGGGAGGGAACGCCGAATTGGCGGAGGATCTTTCTTGA
- a CDS encoding diacylglycerol kinase family protein, translating into MRFFRRNDLPSSATSFRTAPCDVLIMANPTAGGYRPKLLAKVQEKLQAGGCKVTLHLTTHAGEIGEVCADPKLAVGLLVIAGGDGSINEALAGFQSNPAPPDLAVIPFGTANVLACELGLPRRSGAIAGAILRRRTKPLHAGLANGHPFVLMASSGFDAEVVHGIPLSLKRRLGKLAYVITAIRIGLARETSDLTAEIDGETLHGKLAVATNGRFYGGPFVISPDASVTKAGLQLLMLEKDDPLSSFRFGLALLMGRVHKAKGVTVRNFQRARILANRPVPVQIDGDPFGTTPVEIEPAPGHLAIVVP; encoded by the coding sequence TTGAGGTTTTTCCGGCGCAACGACCTGCCGTCATCCGCCACGTCCTTCCGGACAGCGCCCTGCGATGTCCTGATTATGGCAAACCCGACAGCAGGGGGATATCGCCCGAAGCTGCTTGCCAAGGTTCAAGAAAAACTCCAGGCCGGCGGCTGCAAGGTCACCCTGCACCTGACCACCCATGCCGGCGAGATCGGCGAAGTCTGTGCCGACCCCAAGCTTGCCGTGGGTCTGCTCGTCATTGCAGGCGGCGACGGCTCGATCAACGAGGCGTTGGCCGGTTTCCAATCCAATCCAGCCCCACCGGATCTCGCGGTCATTCCCTTCGGGACGGCCAATGTGCTGGCCTGTGAACTGGGCCTGCCGAGACGCTCCGGCGCCATTGCAGGCGCCATTTTGCGGCGGCGGACGAAGCCGCTGCACGCCGGTCTTGCCAACGGCCACCCCTTTGTTCTGATGGCGTCCTCCGGCTTCGATGCGGAAGTCGTCCACGGCATCCCGCTGTCGCTGAAGCGCCGCCTCGGGAAGCTGGCCTATGTGATCACCGCCATCCGGATCGGGCTGGCCCGCGAGACCAGCGACCTGACGGCGGAGATCGACGGCGAGACACTGCATGGCAAGTTGGCCGTTGCGACCAACGGCCGTTTCTACGGCGGCCCCTTCGTGATCAGCCCGGATGCCTCGGTAACGAAGGCCGGTCTGCAACTGCTGATGCTGGAAAAGGACGACCCGCTTTCTAGCTTCCGGTTCGGGTTGGCCCTGCTGATGGGGCGGGTTCACAAGGCCAAGGGCGTGACGGTCCGCAATTTCCAGCGTGCCCGTATCCTGGCCAACCGCCCGGTCCCGGTCCAGATCGACGGCGATCCCTTCGGGACAACGCCGGTCGAGATCGAGCCCGCTCCCGGTCATCTCGCGATCGTCGTTCCCTGA